The nucleotide window CTGCAGCACCGGCTTGATGCGCGCATCGAGCAGCGTCCGCAGGCCGTCCAGTTCCGGATAGCGCGGCAGCACCTCGTCCAGGTAGCGGATGAAGCGCGGCACGTCGGGCAGGTAGCGCGTCTTGCCGTCGCGGTAGTGCAGACGCGAGAAGATGCCGAGGATCTTCAGGTGGCGCTGGATGCCCATCCAGTCGGCGTCGCGCAGGAACACCTTCAGTTCCGGCACCGGCAGCCCGGCGCGCGTCGCACGGGCGTGATAGCGGGCCAGCCAGCCGTCCACGCGTTCCAGCGGCCAGCTCAGGAACGCATCCTTGAACAGGCTCATCGCGTCGTAGGCGATCGGACCGCGCACGCAGTCCTGGAAATCCAGCACCGCCGGTCCCGGCGTCACCGGCATGAGGTTGCGCGGCATGAAATCCCGGTGGGTCAGCACGCGCGCCTGGTTCAGCGCGTTGTCCATCAGCCGGCGTTGGGCCAGCTGCAGGCCCTCGCTCTCGCCGCAGTCCAGCACCAGTCCCAGATGGCGACGCAGGAACCATTCGTCGAACAGGCCGGCATCGCGCTGCAGCAGCGCCTCGCCGAATTCCCCCATGTCCCCGGGCGGGGCGATCGCCTGCAGCCGCAGCAGCTGTTCAAGCGCGGCGTCGAACCAGGTGTCGGCATTGTCCTCGCTGATCACGTGCGCCAGCGTCGGGCCGCCCAGGTCCTCCAGCAGCAGGAAGCCGTGTTCGATGTCGATGGCCAGCACCTCCGGCACGCGCACATCGCCGGCCACCAGCAGTTCGCGCATGGCCAGCCAGGGACGGACATCCTCCAGCCCGGGAGGCGAGTCCATCACGATGCGCCCGGGACCGTCGCCCAGGCTGCGCCAGTAGCTGCGGAAGCCGGCGTCCATCGACGCGCGTTCCAGTTGTGCGTAGGGGTCGCCCAGCGCGCCGCGCGCCCACTCCAGGCGTTGGGCGCCACGCCCGGAAGGGTCCTGAATCGTAGGGTTCATGCGGTCGGGTGCGGGCACAGGCGTCAAAGGGCTACAGGGTAAACTGGCGCCCTACCGACTTGCGAGGCTTGCATGGCCCAACTCCAACCCGTGCTGCTGTCCGGCGGCTCCGGCACGCGTCTGTGGCCGCTCTCGCGCGAGGCCTATCCCAAGCAGTTCCTGCCGCTGGCCGGCGACGACACCATGGTGCAGGCCACGTGGCGCCGCGTGGAGGCGCTGGCCGATCTGGCACCGATCGTGGTGGCGAACGAGGAGCATCGCTTCCTGGTCGCCGAACAGTTGCGGCAGATCGGGGCGCCGGCCCCGGCGATCCTGCTGGAGCCGGCGGGCCGCAATACCGCACCTGCGATTGCCGCCGCGGCC belongs to Pseudoxanthomonas sp. F37 and includes:
- a CDS encoding phosphotransferase — its product is MNPTIQDPSGRGAQRLEWARGALGDPYAQLERASMDAGFRSYWRSLGDGPGRIVMDSPPGLEDVRPWLAMRELLVAGDVRVPEVLAIDIEHGFLLLEDLGGPTLAHVISEDNADTWFDAALEQLLRLQAIAPPGDMGEFGEALLQRDAGLFDEWFLRRHLGLVLDCGESEGLQLAQRRLMDNALNQARVLTHRDFMPRNLMPVTPGPAVLDFQDCVRGPIAYDAMSLFKDAFLSWPLERVDGWLARYHARATRAGLPVPELKVFLRDADWMGIQRHLKILGIFSRLHYRDGKTRYLPDVPRFIRYLDEVLPRYPELDGLRTLLDARIKPVLQARGEIA